Proteins from one Mycolicibacter virginiensis genomic window:
- a CDS encoding DEAD/DEAH box helicase — protein MTPLISTTVPTTPPSFAELGVRDEIVRALAEDGIEHAFAIQELTLPLALAGDDLIGQARTGMGKTYGFGIPLLQRVTTSPDRPLTGAPRALVVVPTRELCIQVSGDLADAAKYLTAGDRPLSVQAIYGGRPYEPQIEALQAGADVVVGTPGRLLDLAQQGHLQLGGLSVLVLDEADEMLDLGFLPDIERILSRIPDDRQSMLFSATMPGPIITLARSFMNQPTHIRAEAPHSSAVHDATEQFVYRAHALDKAELVARVLQARGRGATMIFTRTKRTAQKVADDLGERGFKVGAVHGDLGQVAREKALKQFRGGDIDVLVATDVAARGIDIDDVTHVINYQCPDDEKTYVHRIGRTGRAGRTGVAVTLVDWDELARWTMIDKALNLCCPDPAETYSSSPHLFTELNIPTDAGGSIGKARRSPAKRSDDETRETAADRERAPRNPNRSRRRTRGGQANAADGAPQSVESGEAGTAAPSETTGPSAPRRRRRRRPNKTAAAAANGS, from the coding sequence ATGACCCCACTGATCTCTACCACCGTTCCCACTACCCCTCCGAGCTTCGCCGAACTGGGCGTTCGCGACGAGATCGTCCGCGCACTGGCCGAGGACGGTATCGAGCACGCCTTCGCGATCCAGGAGCTGACGTTGCCGCTGGCCCTGGCCGGCGACGACCTGATCGGCCAGGCCCGCACCGGCATGGGCAAGACCTACGGCTTCGGCATCCCGCTGCTGCAGCGGGTCACCACCAGCCCGGACCGGCCGCTGACCGGCGCACCGCGAGCGTTGGTCGTGGTGCCCACCCGTGAGCTGTGCATCCAGGTCTCCGGCGACCTGGCCGACGCGGCCAAGTACCTGACCGCCGGGGACCGTCCCCTCTCGGTGCAGGCCATCTACGGCGGTCGACCCTACGAGCCGCAGATCGAGGCGCTGCAGGCCGGCGCCGACGTGGTGGTGGGCACTCCGGGCCGGCTGCTCGACCTGGCCCAGCAGGGACACCTGCAGCTGGGCGGCCTGTCGGTGCTGGTGCTCGACGAGGCCGACGAAATGCTGGACCTGGGCTTCTTGCCCGACATCGAGCGCATCTTGTCTCGCATCCCCGACGACCGGCAGTCGATGCTGTTCTCGGCCACCATGCCGGGACCGATCATCACGCTGGCCCGCAGCTTCATGAACCAGCCCACCCACATCCGCGCCGAGGCGCCGCACTCCTCGGCGGTGCACGACGCCACCGAGCAGTTCGTCTACCGGGCCCACGCGCTGGACAAGGCCGAACTGGTGGCGCGGGTGCTGCAGGCCCGCGGCCGCGGCGCCACGATGATCTTCACCCGCACCAAGCGGACCGCCCAGAAGGTCGCCGACGACCTGGGTGAGCGCGGGTTCAAGGTGGGCGCGGTGCACGGCGACCTGGGCCAGGTGGCCCGGGAGAAGGCCCTGAAGCAGTTCCGCGGCGGTGACATCGACGTTCTGGTCGCCACCGATGTGGCCGCCCGCGGCATCGACATCGACGACGTCACCCACGTCATCAACTACCAGTGCCCCGACGACGAGAAGACCTACGTGCACCGCATCGGCCGCACCGGCCGGGCCGGGCGCACCGGCGTCGCGGTCACCTTGGTCGACTGGGACGAGCTGGCCCGCTGGACGATGATCGACAAGGCTCTCAACCTGTGCTGCCCGGATCCCGCGGAGACCTACTCGAGCTCCCCGCACCTGTTCACCGAGCTGAACATTCCCACCGACGCCGGCGGCTCGATCGGCAAGGCACGCCGGTCACCGGCCAAGCGGTCCGACGACGAAACCCGTGAGACCGCGGCGGACCGCGAGCGTGCGCCCCGCAACCCGAACCGGTCTCGCCGCCGCACCCGGGGTGGTCAGGCGAACGCCGCCGACGGCGCCCCGCAGAGCGTCGAGTCGGGTGAGGCCGGCACCGCCGCGCCCAGCGAGACCACTGGGCCCAGTGCGCCGCGGCGTCGCCGCCGCCGCCGCCCGAACAAGACCGCGGCCGCTGCCGCGAACGGCAGCTGA
- a CDS encoding DUF3152 domain-containing protein has translation MTYDPGRSGGGRAPVLRDRFREPLRAQRDPLAAGAGRLRSDRDVHRQWRKQTWLGRFVSTYGWRAYALPVLMALTVVVVYQTVTGTGVRTQAADDTVQGPPTIGSAGTSIIGAPPRGLTEFDVNLPTGVLPNGGPFTEAGDMSWHVIPGTEPEFGQGTEKVFAYTIEVENGIDTTAFGGDEAFARMVDQTLRNPKGWTHTPQIGFVRVDGTSPIAPDFRISLTSPITVREGCGYEIPLEASCYNPSYGAKSEPRVFINEARWVRGAVPFQGDIGSYRQYLINHEVGHAIGYQHHEPCDKQDGLAPVMMQQTFGTSNDDAAKFDPDWVKPDGKTCRFNPWPSPIA, from the coding sequence GTGACCTACGACCCGGGGCGGAGCGGCGGCGGTCGAGCCCCGGTGCTGCGGGATCGCTTCCGAGAGCCCCTGCGCGCCCAGCGTGACCCGCTCGCGGCCGGTGCTGGGCGGTTGCGGTCTGACCGTGATGTGCACCGCCAGTGGCGCAAGCAGACCTGGCTGGGCAGGTTCGTGTCCACCTACGGCTGGCGCGCCTATGCGCTGCCGGTGCTCATGGCTCTGACCGTCGTGGTGGTGTATCAGACGGTGACCGGCACCGGAGTGCGCACCCAGGCCGCCGACGACACGGTCCAGGGGCCGCCGACGATCGGATCGGCGGGCACCTCGATCATCGGCGCACCACCGCGTGGCCTCACCGAGTTCGACGTCAACCTGCCGACCGGGGTGCTGCCCAACGGCGGCCCGTTCACCGAAGCCGGCGACATGTCCTGGCACGTCATTCCGGGTACGGAGCCGGAGTTCGGACAGGGCACCGAGAAGGTGTTCGCCTACACCATCGAGGTGGAGAACGGCATCGATACCACCGCATTCGGCGGCGACGAGGCGTTCGCCCGGATGGTCGACCAGACCCTGCGTAACCCCAAGGGATGGACGCACACCCCGCAGATCGGCTTCGTGCGGGTGGACGGCACGAGCCCGATTGCTCCTGATTTCCGGATCTCGCTGACGTCGCCGATCACGGTCCGGGAGGGCTGCGGCTACGAGATTCCGCTGGAGGCGTCCTGCTACAACCCGTCCTACGGGGCCAAGTCGGAGCCGCGGGTGTTCATCAACGAAGCCCGCTGGGTTCGCGGTGCCGTGCCCTTCCAGGGCGACATCGGGTCCTACCGGCAGTACCTGATCAACCACGAGGTCGGCCACGCCATCGGCTACCAGCACCATGAGCCGTGCGATAAGCAGGACGGGCTGGCGCCGGTGATGATGCAGCAGACGTTCGGCACCTCTAACGACGACGCGGCGAAGTTCGACCCGGACTGGGTCAAGCCCGACGGGAAGACCTGCCGCTTCAACCCCTGGCCGTCTCCGATTGCCTGA
- a CDS encoding Rv3212 family protein translates to MVRPERRTSGDLVAAALIAVVIVVVGVVIWWTSDARATISRPASDSATNPPSAAMVPAALSQLWTAASPATWAPVLVSGTVITGDGPRMSGRDPATGEERWSYSRDVDLCAVSWIYRYAVAVYPDSRGCGQVSAVVAADGLRGPARTSYADRAVRVSSEGSAVLSAGSTRLELWRSDLVRVMSYGEIDARVKPSARGRGQGCTLISAAAASSAVSVLESCAGQSDLQLTLLRAGKEEDEPETQHIAERGVTADSGARVLAVTDSDAGANTAVYLPTPQPRIEVVDQTGTTIAKTMLPAKPTAASATLPVSRPTGLICWWTGDAVMVFDSGTLTYRYTVPASGAAVPLGPAVRMADRLLIPVTDGVGVFDQDTGAPERIIPVSRPPGVSTVFPAVSGPTVLEQRGDTVVALG, encoded by the coding sequence ATGGTGCGACCCGAGCGCCGCACCTCCGGTGATCTGGTCGCGGCGGCCCTGATCGCGGTCGTGATCGTCGTCGTCGGAGTGGTCATCTGGTGGACCAGCGATGCCCGCGCCACGATCAGCCGGCCGGCATCGGACTCGGCGACCAATCCCCCATCGGCGGCGATGGTGCCCGCGGCGCTGTCGCAGCTGTGGACAGCGGCCAGCCCGGCAACCTGGGCCCCGGTGTTGGTCTCCGGCACGGTGATCACCGGTGACGGTCCGCGGATGAGCGGACGTGACCCGGCCACCGGGGAGGAGCGCTGGAGCTACTCCCGCGACGTCGACCTGTGCGCGGTGTCCTGGATCTACCGTTACGCCGTCGCTGTCTATCCCGACTCCCGCGGGTGCGGCCAGGTCAGCGCGGTTGTCGCCGCCGACGGCCTACGCGGCCCGGCCCGCACCAGCTACGCCGACCGGGCCGTGCGGGTCTCCTCCGAGGGCAGCGCGGTGCTCTCTGCCGGCTCCACCCGCTTGGAACTGTGGCGTTCGGACCTGGTTCGAGTGATGTCTTACGGGGAGATCGACGCTCGGGTGAAACCCTCGGCGCGCGGCCGCGGACAGGGCTGCACCCTGATCTCGGCGGCGGCGGCCTCCTCGGCGGTCTCGGTACTGGAGTCCTGCGCGGGCCAGTCCGATCTGCAACTGACCCTGCTGCGCGCGGGCAAGGAGGAAGACGAGCCGGAGACCCAGCACATCGCCGAACGCGGCGTGACCGCGGACTCCGGCGCGCGGGTGCTTGCGGTGACCGACTCCGACGCCGGCGCCAACACCGCGGTCTATCTGCCCACCCCGCAGCCCCGGATCGAGGTCGTCGACCAGACCGGCACCACGATCGCCAAGACCATGCTGCCGGCCAAACCCACCGCCGCCAGCGCCACATTGCCGGTCTCGCGGCCCACCGGGTTGATCTGCTGGTGGACCGGCGACGCCGTGATGGTGTTCGACTCCGGAACGCTGACCTACCGCTACACCGTTCCGGCATCCGGCGCCGCGGTTCCGTTGGGGCCGGCGGTACGAATGGCCGACCGCCTACTGATCCCGGTGACCGACGGGGTCGGCGTCTTCGACCAGGACACCGGCGCGCCTGAACGCATCATCCCGGTCAGCCGCCCGCCCGGGGTGTCGACGGTGTTTCCGGCGGTGTCGGGTCCGACGGTGTTGGAGCAGCGCGGCGACACCGTCGTCGCGCTGGGTTGA
- a CDS encoding helix-turn-helix transcriptional regulator: MTGGHAQDLRDLARLRRVRDRIDRDYAQPLNLEALARDVHLSTGHLSRQFKLAYGESPYSYLMTRRIERAMALLRRGDMSVTEVCFAVGCSSLGTFSTRFTELVGMPPSRYRAETMHLTEGIPSCLEKQVTRPIRNREAPTGALPLP; this comes from the coding sequence GTGACCGGCGGGCATGCCCAGGATCTGCGCGACCTGGCGCGGCTGCGGCGCGTCCGGGACCGGATCGACCGCGACTACGCCCAACCGCTGAACCTGGAGGCACTGGCGCGCGACGTGCACCTGTCCACCGGGCACCTGTCGCGACAATTCAAGCTCGCCTACGGCGAATCGCCGTACTCGTACCTGATGACCCGGCGGATCGAACGCGCGATGGCACTGCTGCGGCGCGGCGATATGAGCGTCACCGAGGTCTGCTTCGCGGTGGGCTGCTCATCGCTGGGGACCTTCAGTACGCGCTTCACCGAACTCGTCGGAATGCCACCCAGCCGCTATCGGGCGGAGACCATGCACCTCACGGAGGGCATCCCGTCGTGCCTGGAAAAACAGGTCACCAGACCGATCAGGAATCGAGAAGCCCCAACCGGCGCGCTGCCCCTACCGTGA
- a CDS encoding acid phosphatase, translating to MGIEEHRLLLLRHGETEWSQSGRHTGRTDLELTEVGRRQALAARATLTKLALDNPLVICSPRRRAQVTAELAGLHVDEISDDLAEWDYGRYEGLTTAQIRESEPDWLIWTLGSAGGETVAQVSDRADRMVASALRQLPSRDVVFVGHGHFSRAVITRWLELPLAAGARFAMAAASMAVCGFEHGVRQLIALGLTGPQAAGL from the coding sequence GTGGGGATCGAGGAGCACCGACTTCTGCTGCTGCGCCACGGGGAAACCGAGTGGTCCCAAAGCGGTCGGCACACCGGGCGCACCGATCTGGAGTTGACCGAGGTGGGCCGGCGCCAAGCCCTCGCCGCCCGCGCAACGCTGACAAAGCTTGCGTTGGACAACCCGCTGGTGATCTGCAGCCCGCGCCGCCGCGCCCAGGTGACCGCCGAGCTGGCCGGACTGCACGTCGACGAGATCTCCGACGACCTCGCCGAGTGGGACTACGGCCGCTACGAAGGGCTGACCACCGCGCAGATCCGCGAATCCGAACCCGACTGGCTGATCTGGACACTCGGCAGTGCTGGCGGTGAGACGGTGGCGCAGGTCAGCGACCGCGCCGACCGGATGGTTGCGTCGGCGCTGCGGCAACTCCCCTCACGTGATGTGGTGTTCGTCGGACACGGCCACTTCTCCCGGGCGGTGATCACGCGGTGGCTGGAGCTGCCGTTGGCCGCCGGAGCGCGTTTCGCGATGGCCGCGGCCTCAATGGCCGTGTGCGGCTTCGAGCACGGGGTGCGCCAGCTCATCGCGCTCGGTCTGACCGGACCTCAGGCCGCAGGGCTGTGA
- a CDS encoding TetR/AcrR family transcriptional regulator, with protein sequence MSKPIDTAERDGAQPTGRRSSGAKAATTGGRRGSRLPRDERRGQLLIAASDVFVDRGYHAAGMDEIAERAGVSKPILYQHFASKLELYLAVLARHVENLVSGVRQALRTTTDNRQRLRSAVQAFFDFIEHDSQGYRLIFENDNVAEPQVAVQVRVATESCIDAIFDLVSHDSGLDPHRARMVAVGLVAISVDCARYWLDSDRPISKDDAVDGTVAFAWGGLSHVPLTR encoded by the coding sequence ATGAGCAAACCGATCGACACGGCAGAGCGGGACGGCGCTCAGCCGACCGGCCGCCGCTCGAGCGGCGCCAAGGCGGCGACCACCGGCGGCCGTCGAGGCAGCCGGCTCCCCCGCGACGAGCGCCGGGGTCAGCTGCTGATCGCCGCCAGTGATGTATTCGTCGACCGCGGCTACCACGCAGCCGGCATGGATGAGATCGCCGAGCGGGCCGGGGTCAGCAAACCGATCCTCTACCAGCACTTCGCGTCGAAACTGGAGCTGTACCTGGCGGTGCTGGCCCGGCACGTGGAGAACCTGGTCTCCGGCGTCCGTCAAGCATTGCGGACCACCACCGACAACCGGCAGCGGCTGCGGTCGGCGGTGCAGGCTTTCTTCGACTTCATCGAGCACGACAGCCAGGGCTATCGGCTGATCTTCGAGAACGACAACGTTGCCGAGCCGCAGGTCGCGGTTCAGGTGCGAGTGGCCACCGAGTCCTGCATCGACGCGATTTTCGACCTGGTCAGCCACGACTCCGGCCTGGACCCGCACCGCGCCCGGATGGTCGCGGTCGGGCTGGTCGCGATCAGCGTCGACTGCGCCCGGTACTGGCTGGACAGTGACCGCCCGATCTCCAAGGACGACGCCGTCGACGGGACGGTGGCGTTCGCCTGGGGCGGGCTGTCACACGTGCCCCTTACCCGGTAG
- a CDS encoding ferritin-like fold-containing protein, translating to MNSVPSADAEAQSSPPRLSADHPGVNELFAVLAYGEVAAFYRLTDEARMAPDLRGRISMAAMAAAEMGHFELLREALECRGVDVVAAMSKYATALDNYHRLTMPSTWLEALVKTYIGDAMAADFYLQIADGLPDEVGDVVRAVLAETKHSQFVVDEVRGAVTASAKQRSRLALWSRRLLGEAITQAQYVLADRDELVDLVVSGAAGLAQLAGFFDRLQHTHDERMRELGLA from the coding sequence ATGAATTCGGTTCCCTCCGCCGACGCGGAAGCGCAGTCTTCCCCGCCGCGGCTGTCCGCCGATCATCCCGGTGTCAACGAGCTCTTCGCGGTACTGGCCTATGGCGAGGTGGCCGCGTTCTATCGGCTCACCGACGAAGCCCGGATGGCGCCCGATCTGCGCGGCCGGATCTCGATGGCGGCGATGGCCGCCGCGGAGATGGGCCACTTCGAACTGCTCCGCGAAGCGCTTGAGTGCCGCGGCGTCGACGTGGTCGCGGCGATGTCGAAATACGCTACCGCCCTTGACAATTACCATCGGCTGACGATGCCCAGCACCTGGCTGGAGGCATTGGTCAAGACCTATATCGGCGACGCGATGGCCGCCGACTTCTACCTGCAGATCGCCGACGGGCTGCCTGACGAGGTGGGCGATGTGGTGCGTGCGGTGCTCGCCGAGACCAAGCATTCGCAGTTCGTCGTCGACGAGGTGCGCGGCGCGGTGACAGCCAGCGCCAAACAGCGCAGCCGGCTGGCGTTGTGGTCGCGTCGCCTGCTCGGGGAGGCGATCACCCAGGCCCAGTACGTGTTGGCCGACCGCGACGAACTCGTCGACCTGGTGGTGTCGGGGGCGGCCGGGCTGGCCCAGCTGGCCGGGTTCTTCGATCGCCTCCAACACACCCACGACGAACGCATGCGCGAGCTGGGCCTGGCTTAG
- a CDS encoding DUF3107 domain-containing protein: protein MEVKIGVTDSARELVINSAQTPDEVEKLVGAALGKGADGAGLLALTDEKGRRFLVQAAKIAYVEIGVADSRRVGFGIGADAATG, encoded by the coding sequence GTGGAGGTCAAGATCGGGGTCACCGACAGCGCGCGCGAACTGGTCATCAACAGTGCGCAGACGCCCGATGAGGTCGAGAAGCTGGTCGGCGCCGCGTTGGGCAAGGGCGCAGACGGTGCTGGACTGCTCGCCCTCACCGACGAGAAGGGCCGCCGATTCCTGGTGCAGGCCGCCAAGATCGCCTACGTGGAGATCGGTGTCGCCGACAGCCGGCGGGTCGGTTTCGGGATCGGTGCTGACGCCGCTACCGGGTAA
- a CDS encoding ParA family protein — MRILAVANQKGGVAKTTTVASLGAAMAELGRRVLLVDLDPQGCLTFSLGHDPDKLPVSVHEVLLGEVEPNTALVPTDEGMTLLPANIDLAGAEAMLLMRAGREYVLARALAKLEDEFDVAVIDCPPSLGVLTLNGLTAAGEVIVPLQCETLAHRGVGQFLRTVSDVQQITNPKLHLLGALPTLYDSRTTHSRDVLLDIADRYELPVLAPPIPRTVRFAEASASGASVIAGRKNKGAQAYRQLAEALLKYWKNGKTLPTFTPEI, encoded by the coding sequence ATGCGGATCTTGGCGGTTGCCAACCAGAAAGGCGGCGTGGCCAAGACCACGACGGTGGCTTCGCTGGGTGCGGCGATGGCCGAGCTGGGTCGGCGGGTGTTGCTGGTCGACCTCGACCCGCAGGGCTGCCTGACCTTCTCCCTGGGCCACGACCCCGACAAGCTGCCGGTGTCGGTGCACGAGGTGCTGCTGGGCGAGGTGGAGCCCAACACGGCGTTGGTACCGACCGACGAGGGGATGACCCTGCTGCCGGCCAACATCGACCTGGCCGGCGCCGAGGCGATGCTGCTGATGCGCGCCGGCCGCGAGTATGTCCTGGCGCGGGCGCTGGCCAAGCTGGAAGACGAGTTCGATGTGGCGGTCATTGACTGTCCGCCGTCGTTGGGCGTGCTGACCCTCAACGGTCTCACCGCGGCCGGCGAGGTGATCGTGCCCCTGCAATGCGAGACCCTGGCGCATCGAGGCGTCGGCCAGTTCTTGCGCACCGTGTCGGACGTCCAGCAGATCACCAACCCCAAGCTGCACCTGTTGGGGGCCCTGCCGACGCTCTACGACTCGCGCACCACCCATAGTCGCGACGTGTTGCTCGACATCGCCGACCGCTACGAGCTGCCGGTACTGGCTCCGCCGATCCCGCGGACGGTGCGTTTCGCCGAGGCCAGCGCATCGGGCGCCTCAGTGATCGCCGGACGCAAGAACAAGGGCGCGCAGGCCTATCGGCAGCTGGCCGAGGCGTTGCTCAAGTACTGGAAGAACGGCAAGACGCTGCCCACCTTCACCCCAGAGATCTAG
- the moeZ gene encoding adenylyltransferase/sulfurtransferase MoeZ produces MPISLPPLVEPAGELTRDEVARYSRHLIIPDVGVQGQKRLKNARVLVIGAGGLGAPTLLYLAAAGVGTLGIVDFDVVEESNLQRQVIHGVSDIGRTKAESARDSIAEVNPLVRVQLHQVRLEASNAVELFAQYDLILDGTDNFATRYLVNDAAVLAHKPYIWGSIYRFEGQVSVFWEDAPADEDGNERGLNYRDLYPEPPPPGMVPSCAEGGVLGVLCASIGSVMGTEAIKLITGIGESLLGRLMIYDALEMSYRTIAIRKDPATPTITELVDYDAFCGVVAEEDAAAAAGSTITPAELRELLDSGQQLALIDVREPGEWAINRIEGAQLVPQSTINTGEGLAKLPQDRMSVLYCKTGVRSAQALATVKKAGFANAVHLQGGIVAWAKQMQPDMVMY; encoded by the coding sequence GTGCCGATATCACTGCCGCCGCTGGTGGAGCCGGCCGGCGAGCTGACCAGGGATGAAGTAGCGCGCTACAGCCGCCACTTGATCATTCCCGATGTCGGCGTGCAGGGGCAGAAGCGACTCAAGAACGCCCGCGTGCTGGTGATCGGCGCCGGCGGGCTAGGCGCGCCGACTCTGCTGTATCTGGCCGCCGCCGGCGTCGGCACCCTCGGGATCGTCGACTTCGACGTCGTCGAAGAGTCGAACCTGCAGCGCCAGGTCATCCACGGGGTCTCCGACATCGGCCGCACCAAAGCCGAAAGCGCCCGGGACTCGATTGCCGAGGTCAATCCGCTCGTACGGGTGCAGCTGCACCAGGTGCGGCTGGAGGCGTCCAACGCCGTCGAACTGTTCGCGCAGTACGACCTGATCCTGGACGGCACCGACAACTTCGCCACCCGCTACCTGGTCAACGACGCGGCGGTGTTGGCGCACAAGCCCTACATCTGGGGCTCGATCTACCGCTTCGAGGGCCAGGTGTCGGTGTTCTGGGAGGACGCGCCAGCCGACGAGGACGGCAATGAGCGCGGCCTCAACTACCGCGACCTGTACCCCGAACCCCCGCCGCCGGGAATGGTGCCGTCGTGCGCCGAGGGCGGTGTGCTCGGGGTGCTGTGCGCCTCGATCGGGTCGGTGATGGGCACCGAAGCGATCAAGCTGATCACCGGTATCGGAGAATCGCTGCTGGGGCGGCTGATGATCTACGACGCGTTGGAGATGAGCTACCGCACCATTGCGATCCGCAAGGACCCCGCCACACCGACGATCACCGAGTTGGTCGACTACGACGCGTTCTGCGGCGTGGTTGCCGAGGAGGACGCCGCCGCGGCCGCCGGGTCCACGATCACTCCCGCCGAGCTGCGTGAGCTGCTGGACTCCGGGCAACAGCTGGCACTGATCGACGTGCGCGAGCCGGGAGAGTGGGCGATCAACCGCATCGAGGGTGCCCAGTTGGTCCCGCAATCGACGATCAACACCGGTGAGGGCCTGGCGAAGCTCCCGCAGGACCGAATGTCGGTGCTGTACTGCAAGACCGGGGTCCGTTCGGCCCAGGCCCTAGCCACCGTGAAGAAGGCCGGCTTTGCCAACGCGGTCCACCTGCAGGGGGGAATTGTGGCGTGGGCCAAGCAGATGCAGCCCGACATGGTCATGTACTAG
- a CDS encoding isochorismate synthase: MTAGFADVAAAQAALSCGQAPIVVGALPFRPDAAAALFVPREVRRDDALALAGGAALPAVRIVAQIPQPDEHRARIRRALDELTASRSALHKVVLARGLRLAADAPLDAGTLLHRLITADPSGYGYLVDLSAAGQPYAGTALVGASPELLVAREGDRVTCRPFAGSAPRSPDAQVDAANGAALAESGKNRHEHQLVVDQLRAALGPLCTELDVAPEPQLSSTSAVWHLNTPITGRLRDSSTTALDLALALHPTAAVGGIPTAAAVDLITELEGDRGFYAGAVGWCDADGDGRWVVSIRCAQLSADRRSALAHAGGGIVAESDPDEELAETVTKFGTILSAMGVVPPSAAPTD, from the coding sequence ATGACAGCCGGTTTCGCCGATGTCGCCGCCGCCCAGGCCGCATTGTCCTGTGGGCAAGCACCAATAGTGGTGGGGGCGTTGCCTTTCCGCCCTGATGCTGCCGCGGCCCTGTTCGTCCCGCGCGAGGTGCGACGCGACGACGCGCTGGCGCTCGCAGGCGGCGCGGCACTTCCGGCGGTCCGCATCGTCGCGCAGATTCCGCAGCCCGACGAGCATCGAGCCCGGATCCGCCGGGCCCTGGACGAACTGACCGCGTCGCGCAGTGCCCTGCACAAGGTGGTGTTGGCCCGCGGGCTGCGCCTGGCCGCCGATGCCCCGCTGGATGCCGGCACACTCTTACACCGGTTGATCACCGCCGATCCGAGCGGCTACGGCTATCTGGTCGACCTGAGTGCGGCCGGACAGCCCTACGCCGGCACAGCCCTGGTGGGCGCCAGTCCTGAACTGCTGGTTGCCCGCGAAGGCGACCGGGTCACCTGCCGGCCCTTCGCCGGTTCGGCGCCCCGCTCCCCCGACGCGCAAGTCGACGCTGCCAACGGAGCCGCACTGGCCGAGTCCGGCAAGAACCGCCACGAGCATCAGTTGGTCGTCGATCAGCTGCGTGCGGCCCTCGGCCCACTGTGCACCGAACTCGATGTCGCGCCGGAGCCGCAGCTCAGCAGTACCTCCGCGGTGTGGCACCTGAACACGCCGATCACCGGCCGGCTGCGCGACTCCTCCACCACTGCACTGGATTTGGCACTGGCACTGCACCCGACCGCCGCCGTCGGCGGAATTCCTACCGCCGCTGCGGTCGACCTGATCACCGAGCTGGAGGGCGACCGGGGTTTCTACGCCGGCGCGGTCGGCTGGTGCGACGCCGACGGCGACGGCCGCTGGGTGGTGTCGATCCGTTGCGCGCAACTGTCCGCCGATCGTCGATCCGCGCTGGCCCATGCCGGCGGCGGGATCGTCGCCGAATCCGATCCGGACGAGGAACTGGCCGAAACGGTGACGAAGTTCGGCACGATCCTGTCGGCTATGGGCGTCGTTCCGCCCAGCGCAGCGCCGACGGACTGA
- a CDS encoding VOC family protein gives MDITIHSSFLPHDDPEASLAFYRDALGFEVRLDVGKGKMRWITVGPPKQPDTSIVLCPPAANPGVTDAERRVIAEMMAKGTYGTLLLASDDLDGTFDRLQAKDAEVVQEPTQQPYGVRDCAFRDPAGNMVRIQQR, from the coding sequence ATGGATATCACCATTCATTCGAGTTTCCTGCCGCACGACGACCCGGAGGCCTCCCTGGCCTTCTACCGCGACGCGCTGGGCTTCGAGGTGCGCCTAGACGTCGGAAAAGGAAAAATGCGGTGGATCACGGTCGGTCCCCCCAAGCAGCCCGATACCTCGATCGTTCTGTGCCCGCCGGCGGCCAACCCCGGGGTTACCGACGCTGAGCGCCGCGTCATCGCCGAAATGATGGCCAAGGGGACCTACGGCACGCTGCTGCTGGCCTCCGACGACCTTGACGGCACGTTTGACCGGTTGCAGGCGAAGGACGCTGAAGTGGTCCAAGAGCCCACGCAACAGCCATATGGCGTGCGGGACTGCGCGTTCCGTGATCCCGCCGGCAATATGGTCCGTATTCAGCAGCGCTGA